CACGACTTCGACCTTCTGCACATGTGATAATGTCTTCTTGTACTAAAGGGTTTTATAAAATTGCATGCTTCTAGGCTAGGGGTGACATGTTTTGCTTAAGATGAAGCCTTTATCTAGGAGTAGTTACTGTCATTTCGAGAGTCAGATTGGTAACTGCATTGAGACATACATTTAAGTAATGGTCGAATTTACTTTGTATTTCACAGGCATTTCAGTGCATTCTTCACATGTCTCCCTGTCTTTATTGTGCAACTGATTATTTGGTCATTTTTACTCATTTGACATACATGAGGTCATCCAGCTTCACTTGCCACTTCATCTAGGAATAGTTACTGTCATTTGGAGAGTCAGATCGGAAACTGCATTCACACATACATTTAAGTAATGGTcgaatttattttgtatttcacaGGCATTTCAGTGCATTTTACACACGCCCCTGTCTTTTTGTGCAATTGATTACCTGGTGTTTTTACTCATTTGACGTACATGAGGTCATCCGGTTTCACTTGCCTCTTGTCATTATAGTGAGCTATCGTATAGTGATCAAATGAAAGCTTGTACAGTTCTAGTGCAGTGCCTCTAAGTAAAGCTATCACCGCCACATTATAAATGCATTTGTTAGTACGATATATTACGTAAATACGAATAACATTATCAGGAGAGGAAGAAATAATCTTTTTTACTGAACTTCTGTCTTTAGCTTCTATGCatcttttttcatattttctattTGGATTGTGTAGCATTGTTCTGAGCTTTTCTATTACGATTTCATAGGTATTGGAGTCTCATAATGATGAAGTCTGGTTTTTGATATTTTCACATGATGGGAAGTACTTGGCCTCGTCTTCCAATGATCGATCAGCAATTATTTGGGAGGTAACCATCATGCTTCAATATTAGTTTGAGCACTTATCTCTTGTCAAAAATGGCATGTTGTTGTCTGTTTTCTCCTTGGTCACTCACGCTGGTTAAAGTTTTTGGAGTCTACTTTGCGAATCCTGTTAAACATAAGTAGTCTCATGAAATAGTGTAATTGACTGATCACATAACAAACTCGTTCCTGACATATTACCAAAATAGAAAACTTTAGTGATTTAACCTTCAAGTACTTCTGTCACATGTAAAGCTGCTTGAGGAACCCGGTGAACAATGCTTGTAATTTTAGGTTGGGGTATTTCACAATTACATGTAGCAAAATTAGCAATTTGAGCACTCCCTAGGTCCCTTTAGTCCATTGTAAACTTGAAATAATGTCGCAAACAGACCGAACCTTGTATCTTTTGCATAATTCAGCCATCTTTATCACTTGACACCAAGCAATGTATATTGCACTCATCCATGAAACTAATGTTTCAGGTTAATGTTGATGGTGTAGTGACAATGAAGCACAAACTAACTGGGCATCAAAGACCCGTTATGAGTATTTCATGGAGTCCTGACAGCCGTCAGATCCTCACATGCGGACTAGAGGACGTCATCAGACTTTGGGATGTGATTTCGGGTGAATGCCTTCAGGTTTACGGAAAATCAGGCCTTTGCTTCGTCTCCTGTGAATGGCATCCTGATGGAAACCGAATATTCACTGGTTTAATAGACAAGAGCATTTGCATGTGGGATCTGGATGGGAATGAACTTGAATGTTGGAAAGGGCAGCGAACACTTAAAATTTCGGACATGGCCGTGACGAGTGATGGGGAAAAAATTATAACGATATGTAGGGAAACATCAATACTGATTCTTGATAGAGTAGCTAAAGTTGAGAAACTAATTGAGGAGGATCAAGTCATAACATCATTCTCATTATCTACTAATAATAAGTACTTGTTggttgatctttttaaccaagaGGTACATTTATGGAGCCTTGAGGGTGATTTTAAGCTCATCTCCAAGTACAAAGGTCACAAACGCAGCCGATTTATTATCAGGTCTTGTTTTGGTGGATTTGAGCAAGGTTTCATTGCCAGTGGAAGTGAAGATTCTCAGGTATGATTTCATTTCTAATGGTCTAAGCAAAGATTATTAAACACTAGAGATTGTATTGACGGTTATCTTTGCAACTGTAGTTACACTCTGTAGTCCTTGGATGATTATGCTAGTATAGGTAATTTTGACGATATAAACCATGTCGCTTCATAATATCACTTTAGACCTAGAGGAAGCAATCCGTGTCATGCCTCATGCAGTCCGTCGGTAAGCTCAAATTAAAATGATTCATGAGATTCAGACACTACTCCCGATAAACACCAAACAAAAGGGTTTATGGTCGATCGAGACGTAAAGTTAAAATTGGTCATTTCACTCATTTTGGGAATGCATGATTCAAAAGTCACCTTATGTATACTGTTATTTCATCTGGAAGTTGTTTATGACAACATCATCATATTCCTCTTGATGAGGTAATGTCTCTTTCTCAAATTCAAAGGGGTTTTCTGAATTTCGGGTTTCTCTCACTGTATTCTACattctttttttagtttttccctCTCTGCgttctttttatgatttcttcAAGGCagaattattttctttattttgggaGTTAATGAGTAAACATTTGCTGCAGGTTTACATATGGCACAGAGGCACTGGTGAGCTGCTAGAAAAATTACCTGGGCATTCTGGATCAGTGAACTGTGTGAGCTGGAATCCTAGGAACCCTCACATGTTGGCATCTGCAAGTGATGATAGGACTATCCGAATATGGGGTTTAAATTCCGTTAACTTGAAGCGCAAAGAAAAACAGGAAAACGGGGTCGTCCACCATTGCAATGGACGAGTCTAAGAGTATCAActttaaaaaagaaagaaaaatggaaCATCAACGTTCTCAATTCAGGTAATCTGGTATTTCTCTTCGATTCCGTTGGAATTATGTAAATGACTATGGCCATTGTCTGCCAATAAACTTGTCTACTGGTATAACCATTTCTTtaagaaaaaatttcattttcttaGTTAAAACTTTTTTTAGTTTTCCGAGTACATTTTTCTAATTTACTTTCGCATGACTTCATtatgttttttttgttaattCGCGGTAGCGTTTTAATCATGAAAACATGTGAAATTTAAAACACCCGTATTTGTGTCCGCGGAGAAATTCTACTGTTTTCCTGGACACGGACCTTAGAAGAATATGCCTGCCTTGTACTTGTAGTAGAATATGCCTGCTGTAGATCATAGTGTACTGTTTTTGCTTGTAGAACTTGGAATCGGGCCAGGCTTTGGTGAGGCCACCATTACACGGGCCAATTTTACCTTACAACTGTAGTATACTATAATGTATTCGGGCCAGGCTATGGTGAGGCCACCTTTAGACAGGCCTATCTTAAATCTACAGGCCCGTTAGCATATTCGGGCTAGGCTTTACACAATTTTCAGGCCCGGTAACATAATTAGTACCTTTCAGATGTCCGACCCAGTCAAAAAAGTACCAATTATGAGTTCTTTtcacctaatttttttttttaataatgtgCTGATGTTCTACACGTTATGACTCCAGTAGAAACTAAAATGTGATGATTATCCTAATTTGATATTTGATTAAATTTAATCGTTGCCATACCGATTCGATGAGTATAGTCACCATGCAATAATGTAGTGCTGAAACATTGAGCTTTGTTTAATTTAACGGATTTAATACAGATGACATGAATACAGAGTGTACCTAGTTAGGTTACATTGGATGGATGGTGAAATCTATTGTTTTCACCGTTCAGCAAGTATTAcaaaaataatcattaatttttttttcttcttctaattacTTTGAGCGACTAAGAGGTTCAGAGATATCGAGGTCTGATATAGCAATAGAGAAGAGATCATCATCTGCTTCTTCTCCTTGTACCTGCAGCTTCTCATTTACAGCTTCACAAAATTCATCATGGCTCACACGTCCAAATAACTGCACATTACAAAACAATATAAACGAAAGCAGTATTAAAAGATATGCCGCCATTGtaaaaataataaggatgaaaaTGTTCATTCACCTGAGTTGGATCCTTAGCAATATCTTGCATCACTTGATTTTCATCTGGCCTTTGTAGTTGTTGATTCATGGTGTTTACACTtgctatgttttttttctttctctgtgatgataataataataatatatcttTTTCGTTTTCAGACTGTGGGAACTACTGTATAAATACTTAATGAATGAGAGTTTAATTAAGCGATGGAGATGTTGTTGACGAGGTCTATATTTGATGTTGACTAAAAATGGCCGGTAAATTGTTGGACCTGTTTTTCTCCGACATTGATTTTTTGAGTGGTTGAGACTTGAGAGAAGAGTGTAACCAAGAAAGACAAAGATCAATGACCATTGTTTCTTTATGTTGCTCTTTTTGCGCACAAGGATTGCAAAACCAATTAATTCATTTTGGGAGTTATCTTAATAAAGCAAAGCTTATCAAGTTTAGAAAGAGTAGGAACATAAAGTCATTTTTAGAAGtttgaagtattttttttttttgtttgttttttagtttttgtttttgtaaatCATTCTAAAATTTCATTTCTTGTCTAATTTATGACATTGAGCTCGAATAGTTACTTGGCATTCAAACACCCTCTTGCACCCAAACTGGGGTGCGATGAAATTGGTCTTATCTTGGACCCAACCTCCTAGCACCCCACTTCCAGAACAAGCTGATTTCTTATATTTAATTATGGGAGGCAAATATTATTGTATATTTTCTTATATTTAATTATGGGAGGAAAATATTAAGCTCCAAATTCAATGAATCAAATTCAATGATGATCATTTAGGTAATGTGAACTAACTAGCTACTAGTTTTATCATTAAACATCAACCCATTCTTCAAAACATCCTCCTCCTCCCTCTTCCATAAATACCCTTGGAGGTAACTTGCTTCCCTCGTACCAATCCTGATAACTTGCTTCCCTCGTACCAATCCTGAAAAAACTTCTGTTTCACCGGATAGAAAACGGATGAACCGCCCGAATCCAAGTAAATTGGATCACTCAGTTCGAAAGTAATATAGACCCAACACATTGCTACCCCATACAATCAGTAGTTGATATCATTGACCCCTGAACCCGGTCTTGGAACCACGAAAAACTTAATATCCTCCCACTAATCACAGTGCAAAGAATCGTTAACCTTCACCTTCCACGAGAGAACCAACCGGATAAAATAATTTGACCGTTCACAAAATCAGGAAAATACACGATGACTTCAGGATACAAATGCCAAGGAGAAAATTCAGACCAATTGCAGCACAACCCACCTCCCCCAACCAGCTTCTTATGGATGCTTCTCTGTCCACCAAAACTataacttttcttgtggaaaacacTAAACGAGGGCTTACCTCAACCTCCTCAATCACATCTACCTCACCAACTCGAATCTTTGCCCACAACACAATTCTGATCCTGAAACTGCAACACATATCCTTCTACATTGGTCGATCGCTATGGATTCGTGGAACCTAATACTTTCGCGGATGTCCACACCATTAAGCACCACCAAGGGATACCTATATCAATAAACCCCGATACATTTACATCCTTACTTCTTCGAGCGAAAACCCGTGACGAAACCACCACCAtattatgttttcttttctaGTCCCTTTGGCTAGCTAGAAACGACGTCATATACAACCAAAAGCAAACGAACCCAACAAATATATTTCAAATGGCTACCCGTCTACAAAAAGAATATGCCAGGGCTCAACACTACCTCCCACCGATGCTACATGGAACGCAATTGTCTACAAATATTAAGCATCAGATCCCCAATTCAACCACAATCTTAGTAGGATGGAGAAAACCGCACCTAGActggatcaaaatcaacacaaaTGGAGCAGCTAGAGGACATCAGGGACTAGCAGGAGTGGACGTTATTTGCAGAAACGAAGATATTATCACAATCTTAGCAATTGCACAACCATTAGAGATAACCACAACCCTCACTGCTGAAACTTGGGCCATGCTTGTAGCATCAAGAACGGCTACATATCGAGAATGGTCGAAGGTGCAATTCGAAATGGATTTGGAAAATCTTTTAAGGTTTCTAACCTCGACAACGGAACCACCTCGACACTAGATCAATATGATAGCTGAAATCAAGCTTAGGTTGGCCCGAATTCACATTACACCATAAAACATATTtaaagaaaaggaaatcaaacgGAAGACAGTTTACTAAACAAAACAGCAGACGACAACACAATTGAAATCTATCTACAACAATCAAGGACCACAACACCATCGTGCATTGGTCCTATTGTAATGGCAGACTCTATGAGTACAATGTACCCCGTGTTATTTTTTACTAAATTTAAtaaaatttcatgcttcaaaaaataaataaaaaaatattggttTTATACTTATGTAAATTGTTTTGTACCCACTTAATAAATAGTAATTTGTTTGGTAAATGCCAACATTCGtatataataaattttttatATGTGATTTTTTACATTAAAAACATTATATGTGtaacttttattaatgaaaattataaattcattgcaactaaataatataataatttttcttaacaTTTATACTGGGATACAAGTTAGGAAGACTCAATTTGTATCAAATATTGTTGAAGAAATTAATATCACCCTTATCATAATAATCTTTACGAATACCTGGACTCTGACTCTCTCGTGAATACCGTGAATCAGATTACCCGGTGCACACCTAAACTGGTGCCTTGTTTATTTGGATCTGATTTAGTCCGAGCCAAATatcttataatttattttttatttttccgaTATCTGATTCGAGGTCTAATTTAGCTCATAGACCAAAAGCTCATGAACAATTACATGATCGAAAGCTCTGCTTAAttatgaacaatttttttttatttattcagCTCATACACGAGTAAAATGTCAGACCGTTTGTACTTTAATATGACTTAGATCTGATTTGCAACCTGAATCAGACCTACTCCCTGATTCAGACCCTTTTGAATCTGAGAATAAAATACCACTTGAATTACATGACCAACCTATTAAGTCACATATCTTTGAATCAGACGAGTTCCTTCTGACtcgaaaaaagaaaacaaatataccAAGTCAAATTCAAATGAATTGGGCAGGACTACAGTCTATATATTCATCAGTGCAAGGACACGTGTGTGCAGTTTAGGTGTTCTCCTCTTTTCCTGTGTTGTACGATTTAATCCTTTTcgattctctcttcttcttctctattcgCAGTAAACACCAGaaccagaaaagaagaagaagaagacacttGGAGATAGATAATTGTTCGAGTATTAAGTTCCCCCATCCTTCCTCCTCCTATTCCCCCACTCCAGGTAATCAAAcctaatcttgtctcttttcgtaTCTATTCCAAATCCAATTCATTGGTTgagaagtttttttctttttctttctgtaacttcaattttgaatttgagttggttttagggttttactTCGATCGAATTAATGTGGGTTCTGTTTTGTTTCTCATGTCTGTGTCTGTGAAATAAAACCCTAATATTTGTTTCAATTTGCATTTCTGAGATTAATTTTGGAGAATTAAGTGTAGGAATTGAATATGGTTAAAAGAACTGTAGAATTGAGGAACCTGTGTTCAAATTAGTTTAGGGTTCTTGGTTTGAATTTGAACAGTCTATTTTTTTTAGGCCACTGATTATTTGTTAATTAGGAGGATTTTTAGTAGcctgataaaaccctaattacatCGCGTGCTGTGAATAGTCAGGCGATTAGGATTCTTAGTGGTTGAAATTGGTGGTTTAAGTTCCTAATGCTGTTTTTATATGTAAATTGTACCTTCTCTGATTTTGTTTTGTGGTTTTTACAGGTTTACCAGTATCAGTTAACAGTTTTAAGATTGGAGGTTCTGAGAGGATGATACGGTTAACCAGGGTTTTGGTTTTCTAGCCAGAGTTATTTTGTTGGATTGGATCTTGCTGGTGTACAGTCTATTGTTAGTTTTGGTATCAGCTAGTAAAGTTGCCTAATCAATAACGAAGATTTTAGTAATAAAGTCGCATCCAGAAGCTAGTATCATGACTTCTTCGCGACGTGATCAGTCATCTCAGTCTGGTACGTGGCTCATGTTCTTGTCTAACTTCTATTGTTTTGAGTAACTAATAATATTCTTGTACTTTTTACTTTAACCGTCTCAAATTATTGTTAGTGATTGTCTGTCTGTGTTTTCATCCATAGATGACAGTGGAGCTGATGAGCAGCAACAGCAGTCTGAAATTCATTACCAACATCAGCCACCGGCACCTGGAATCTTACATCCTGGCGCCGCATCATCCTCGGTGGAGTACATGATGCCTCCTCACTATGAAGTTGGACATGCTGTGGTAATGATGTTCTCAGTGTAGACAAATTTGAAATGTATATATCAGAAAGTATAACTGATCTATGTGAAGATGTGTGATTTCTTAGAGGAAATTGGCGACTGTGTGTAACCGATCATTGAAGAGTTTAACCATCTATCCCTACTTTTGGAAGAATTGAAGATCAATTGAATGTGTTAGATAGTTTTGATTTTATCCTTTTGAATTTTCCGGGTTACCAGACATAATACAACTCCGATGTTGATTGGACTATTGAACATGCTGTTAACATATTGCTAGATATCTCTTGCAGGGACAAGCTTATCCTTACCCAGATCCGTATTATAGAAGTATTTTTGCATATGGCGCTCAACCCATGGTATGTTAAGCTTCTCTGATGCCATACGACTTTTTTTTCTTAAGAGCATATGTTATTCTGTAGTACTATTGGCATTTTCACAAGTACTGTAGTTAGTTACAAGTATACTTCCATAGTTTGTATAGGTGATTATGAACCCTTGGCACGTTCCTGGTGTGTTTCACAGTCTATATAAAATTGTAGTTTCAATCCCCTGCTGAGAATCCCAGGGGTTCAAAATTATTGGGAGGAGATGTTGAGTTAATAATTGGGGATTCATGGGATCTGTAATCCCCATGACACAAACATTCTTGTTTCGTGATGGTCAAACAGAATTGAAAAACTTTTTCTCAATAAAATCCCCGTTCCTGACTTTTTCCTCTTTTTCAAAATCCCCTTTGAAACACTTCATGTGTATTTCATACTGTGTTGGGAGTTTCAAGTATGTAAATCTTTTGTTCATCTGTCACAATGGGTTTCAGATGCATCCTCAAATGATGGGTCCCCACCAGGCTGGGGTTCCAATGGGGGCTCAACCAGCTACAGTTCCATTGCCTTCTGATCCGGTTGCAT
This is a stretch of genomic DNA from Papaver somniferum cultivar HN1 chromosome 1, ASM357369v1, whole genome shotgun sequence. It encodes these proteins:
- the LOC113324177 gene encoding WD repeat-containing protein 26 homolog — translated: MGGVEDDEPPTKRVKVSLGGKRGLANNSSHLEPATGSLYNSMARPLPSDGGDVEMVGSKGIIKKMEFVRIITEALYSLGYEKTGSLLEEESGIPLHSSLVGLLRKQVLDGNWEESVVTLHKIGFLEETTLKSASFLILEQKFFELLGKERVIDALQTLRTEITPLSIDVNRVHELASCVVYYSQPKSVGSSNGEVVSGKSRSKLLEELQKLLPPAVMIPERRLENLVEQALNVQRGSCVFHNSLDSALSLFSDHQCGKDQIPSRTCQVLESHNDEVWFLIFSHDGKYLASSSNDRSAIIWEVNVDGVVTMKHKLTGHQRPVMSISWSPDSRQILTCGLEDVIRLWDVISGECLQVYGKSGLCFVSCEWHPDGNRIFTGLIDKSICMWDLDGNELECWKGQRTLKISDMAVTSDGEKIITICRETSILILDRVAKVEKLIEEDQVITSFSLSTNNKYLLVDLFNQEVHLWSLEGDFKLISKYKGHKRSRFIIRSCFGGFEQGFIASGSEDSQVYIWHRGTGELLEKLPGHSGSVNCVSWNPRNPHMLASASDDRTIRIWGLNSVNLKRKEKQENGVVHHCNGRV
- the LOC113324183 gene encoding nuclear transcription factor Y subunit A-7-like; translated protein: MTSSRRDQSSQSDDSGADEQQQQSEIHYQHQPPAPGILHPGAASSSVEYMMPPHYEVGHAVGQAYPYPDPYYRSIFAYGAQPMMHPQMMGPHQAGVPMGAQPATVPLPSDPVALPSDAVEEPVYVNAKQYHAILRRRQSRAKAESANKLIKSRKPYLHESRHLHALRRVRGCGGQFLNAKTDDNQQSEASQNNKTHSRNSSDKNKNASAEKSS